The DNA sequence GCCAGGCCGGCGCGGTGCCGCCGGTCGTTGGACGAGGGCCGCATGGGGCAGCGGGTGCCCGGGACGGGCACGGTCAAACGTGCGGGTCGGTACATGTCGGGGATCACAGATAAATCGGTTGGCTTTCCGCCCCGGCATGGCAGAATGCTTGTAGCAAGCAACTATCGGATGGGGTGAGATCGGCGGTGCACACCGACCCGCCGACCGGTCCCGACGCGGAGCTCATCGCCCTCGGCAAGCAGTTCGGCGTCTTCCACCGGTCCGTGCACATGTTCTACCAACGGCTACGGTTCGACCCGCCGCTGGAGCGGGCGGCGTACACCCTGCTGGTGCGGATCGCCGGCGACCGGCCGGCCCGGCTCAGCGTGCTCGCCGACGGCCTCGGCCTGGACCTGTCAACGGTGAGCCGCCAGGTCGCCGCGCTGGAGGCGGCCGGCCTGGCCACCCGTACGCCGGATCCCACCGACCGGCGGGCCAGCGTGATCGCGGCGACCGAGCTCGGCGTGCAGGTCTACACCCGCAACCGGGCCGTCTGGGTGGGCGCGATGCGGGACCTGCTGGCCGACTGGACCCCGGCCGAGATGAGCGAGTTCGGGCGGCTGCTGACCCGGCTCAACGAGACGATCACCACCCGCTACGGGGGGACGGATCCGGCGGATCGCTGTCCGCGGGGGGAAGGGGAAACACCACAATGACGACCACCGAGGAGCGGGT is a window from the Solwaraspora sp. WMMD792 genome containing:
- a CDS encoding MarR family winged helix-turn-helix transcriptional regulator, which encodes MHTDPPTGPDAELIALGKQFGVFHRSVHMFYQRLRFDPPLERAAYTLLVRIAGDRPARLSVLADGLGLDLSTVSRQVAALEAAGLATRTPDPTDRRASVIAATELGVQVYTRNRAVWVGAMRDLLADWTPAEMSEFGRLLTRLNETITTRYGGTDPADRCPRGEGETPQ